Proteins co-encoded in one Quercus robur chromosome 8, dhQueRobu3.1, whole genome shotgun sequence genomic window:
- the LOC126694535 gene encoding uncharacterized protein LOC126694535 isoform X2 has protein sequence MCRYKEKRWDSRRMLGSGGMPSSHSATVTSLAVAIGLQEGMGGPAFAVAVVLACVVMYDATGVRLHAGRQAELLNQIVCELPPEHPVSNVRPLRDSLGHTPLQVVAGAILGCVVALLMRGSS, from the exons ATGTGCAGGTACAAAGAAAAGAGATGGGATTCTCGAAGGATGCTTGGGTCAGGTGGAATGCCTTCGTCACATTCAGCAACTGTAACATCTCTTGCAGTTGCTATTGGCTTGCAAGAAGGAATGGGAGGACCAGCATTTGCTGTTGCGGTGGTCTTGGCATGCGTT GTAATGTACGATGCTACTGGAGTTAGACTTCATGCTGGTCGCCAAGCTGAA TTACTAAATCAAATTGTGTGTGAGCTGCCTCCTGAACACCCTGTCTCTAATGTTAGACCTTTACGAGATTCACTCGGTCATACCCCGCTTCAG GTTGTTGCAGGTGCTATATTGGGATGTGTGGTAGCGCTCCTCATGAGAGGTTCTAGTTAA